In the genome of Paenibacillus sp. GP183, the window AAAGTCACCTCATGGCCGACCTTGATTACAAGGAAACCGTTGAGGTGACTTTTTTGAGTATATAACTTGATTAGCACACATGTCATTTAGGTTGGTTAGCCGCTTATCCTTTTGAGTTTCACATGACTTTTATGGCTTATGCCTGCACACCATGATCCACGGATGAGCTGCTTATCGCCGAAAGCTCGAGGACTTCATTCAAATCCTCCAATTGAATGACCAAGCGATTGACTTCCTTGGTTGTATACGAGAGCTGCTTAATGCGCTGTTTAAGCTGGGGCAGCGAGATGCCTACCCAATTCTTTTTGCGCGGATGACGATTCAGATCATATTTTAAAACAGGCATGGACACGATATCGTCTTCCGGCAGGAGCGCTTCATAAGTGACCGCGTCCCCGAAGTTGAAGTAGAGCCGGTTTTTACGCCAATTTACAAACCCTGGCGCAAATGCGATGACTAACAGGGCACCTGTCGATCCTTCTGAGCTGCGAAGCTTGATCAGCCTGACCGATTGACGGGGTTTGTCTGTTCTTATATATTGGCTGGAACGGAGATCTGGAAGGAAGGGGACAATGACGATCGGAAGTATACTCGCGATATACAAATAAGCAGTTGACTCTAACATAATTGCTAGTACAATAAAGATCAAAAAGAGCAAGACGCTGATGATAAGTCCAAAGGTGCTTCTTTTCATTGTAATTCTTAATACCTCACAGACTTATAGAATAGTAGAACAGTCCTATTTTAACATAAGCAGGCAAAGGTTTGTAGTTGAAAGATTCGGTCGAGAAGCCAAGATAAGGTTAAAAAGGAGCTTGCAATATGTTTTCGTTTGACAAATTTCGCAAATCACGGAGGAAGGTATCGGAAGGCCGCCGTTCTTTAATTGCCGCTGTTATTGAAGGATTTCCCGCAGTAATTATCATGCAGCTGTTGGGAGGACCCTTTTTAACGGGTTATTTATTGGTTTTGGGGGCAAATAGCCAGCAAATTGGCTTTGTACTGGCCATTACGACACTCGTAAATGTGGCCCAGGTTTTTATGGCAGTGGTGATGCAAAAATTTAGAAACCGCAAAGCCATGCTGATCCTGTTTGGGTCCTTGCACCGGATTCTATGGAGCAGCGTAGGACTCATTCCTCTTTTATTTGAAAAAAGCGGATGGGTTACGATGTATATTGTTTTGTTTACGTTGGCCCACCTGAGCAATGCGCTTGGAAGTGTAGTCTGGACATCACTGATTAGTGATATGGTGCCTGCTGCAGTGAGAGGCCGTTATTTTGGCATACGGAATACGATTCTTGGCGCTGTCAGCAGTTTGGCCCTGTATGTTGGCGGTCAAATTTTGGAGCACCATCCCGGCATCGAGGGCTTTAACTATCTATTTCTCATTTGCGCTGTTTGTGCGGTTCTGAATGTGACAGCTTATTTCTTTTATCCGAATCTTCCGTTTGAGACCTCTACAGAATCCAATCCTCTGAGCATGGTGGGAAAGCCGTTGAAGGATAAAGAATTCCGGAAAGCTATCCTTTTTTTATCGATGTTTTTGTTCTTGCAAGGGATATCGGTACCATTTTTTTCGTATGTGATGCTCAAGCTTTTGAATATCGGCTATAACTGGATCTCGATCATCACGATTGTTCATACGATGGTCATGATGGCAAGCTACTATGTTTGGGGAAACCTCAATTCCAGGCATAGCGCCAAAAAGCTGCTGCTCTGGTCGCTTCCTTTTATCGCAGCTTCCTGCTTAGTTTGGGGTACGCTGCCGTTTCTACCGACGATACTCGTCCTGCTCATTGTGCACATCTTGCTTGGTATTGGTCTGGGCGGCTTCAATCAAATGGTGTTCACCTATACCATAGGGGACACGCCTAAAAGCGAGCGTCCTATGTATGTAGCTACCTATTCAGCGCTGACGGGTATTGCTGGTTTTTTGGGACCTGTATTGGGAGGTAAACTATACGAAATCGCTGCAGTTCTGCCCGCATGGGTGCAAACGTTTGGGATCTCAGTTGTCATTGGATTTATACTTTTGGTATTGGGAGCAGCTATGGGGCGTAAGGTTTTAGGGGAAGCCCGTGTCATTCAATAGCAATAAAGCCATTCATGTAAAGAGGAAAGGAAGATCCGTATGGGTGTTAAAAGAATCGGCTTAGTCGGCCTGGGTGACATTGCCCAAAAAGTATATTTGCCGCTGCTGTCGGCCAACGAAAATGTCCAAATCGCAGGCATGATGAGCAGATCGGCTTTAACGGTGGAGCAGATGAAAGCCAAGTACAGGATTCCTTTTGGGACCACGAAGCTCAAAGAGCTGCTGGATCTCAATTTGGACGCAGTCTTTCTCCACAGTCCAACCGAAACGCATTATGCTCTGGCAATGGAATGTCTGACTCAAGGTGTTGCAGTATATGTGGATAAACCCTTGTCCTATGATTGGAAGGAGTCTGTGGAAATGGCAGCCTTCGCAGAGCGTAAGGGAGTTTTGCTGGGGGTGGGCTTTAACCGACGTTTTGCCCCGATGTATGTGGGAGCAAAGCAATGGCTTACAGAAGCAGGAGGCTTCGATTGGTGCTCTGCGGTAAAGCATCGAACGAAGCAGCAAAACCACAGTGCTCCCAAATCTTATTACGATGATTTAATCCATATGCTGGATTTGCTGGTTTGGCTGGGTGATGAGGACTATGAAATCAGCTCTCATTCACAGCATGTGGATCACGATGGAAGACTGCTACATGCCTCAGGCAGCCTATCCTTTGGAACTTCTGTCGGAAGCTTCAGCATGGTCCGGCTGGCCGGAGTGGATCATGAGAAGCTGGAGCTTCATGGAAATGGGCGATCAGCTGAGGTGAACAACCTGGAGAAAGCTGTTTTCTATGAAAAAGGTTCCATGCCGAAGGTTTGCTCATTTGGCAGCTGGGACACCATCTTGGCACGCCGCGGGTTTGCCGGAGCGGTGGACCACTTTCTGCAGAGCCTGGATTCTCCCGATGCTTGCAGCATACGCGCCGATCTGGTTTTGCCGACGCATCAATTAGTAGAAAAGCTGATCCGTTAGCGAAAATGAGCTTATCAGCCATGCCAATCGGCATATGGCCATACTGATCGGGATGTATGCTTTGGTAAAAGTTCTGACTATCGGCGACTATAAGAAACCAATCGCATTGGAAATGATGCCTGATTTCATGCAGCAAGGTTATTTTGCTTATTTG includes:
- a CDS encoding MFS transporter gives rise to the protein MFSFDKFRKSRRKVSEGRRSLIAAVIEGFPAVIIMQLLGGPFLTGYLLVLGANSQQIGFVLAITTLVNVAQVFMAVVMQKFRNRKAMLILFGSLHRILWSSVGLIPLLFEKSGWVTMYIVLFTLAHLSNALGSVVWTSLISDMVPAAVRGRYFGIRNTILGAVSSLALYVGGQILEHHPGIEGFNYLFLICAVCAVLNVTAYFFYPNLPFETSTESNPLSMVGKPLKDKEFRKAILFLSMFLFLQGISVPFFSYVMLKLLNIGYNWISIITIVHTMVMMASYYVWGNLNSRHSAKKLLLWSLPFIAASCLVWGTLPFLPTILVLLIVHILLGIGLGGFNQMVFTYTIGDTPKSERPMYVATYSALTGIAGFLGPVLGGKLYEIAAVLPAWVQTFGISVVIGFILLVLGAAMGRKVLGEARVIQ
- a CDS encoding Gfo/Idh/MocA family oxidoreductase, which encodes MGVKRIGLVGLGDIAQKVYLPLLSANENVQIAGMMSRSALTVEQMKAKYRIPFGTTKLKELLDLNLDAVFLHSPTETHYALAMECLTQGVAVYVDKPLSYDWKESVEMAAFAERKGVLLGVGFNRRFAPMYVGAKQWLTEAGGFDWCSAVKHRTKQQNHSAPKSYYDDLIHMLDLLVWLGDEDYEISSHSQHVDHDGRLLHASGSLSFGTSVGSFSMVRLAGVDHEKLELHGNGRSAEVNNLEKAVFYEKGSMPKVCSFGSWDTILARRGFAGAVDHFLQSLDSPDACSIRADLVLPTHQLVEKLIR